The following are encoded together in the Pleurocapsa sp. FMAR1 genome:
- a CDS encoding globin family protein, producing the protein MSIVTKSIVNADAEARYLSPGELERIKSFVTTGESRLRIAQTLTESRERIVKQAGDQLFQKRPDVVSPGGNAYGEEMTATCLRDMDYYLRLITYGVVAGDVTPIEEIGLVGAREMYKSLGTDVGAMAQSIREMKNVATSMMSGDDTSEAASYFDYVIGAMQ; encoded by the coding sequence ATGAGTATAGTCACGAAATCCATCGTGAACGCCGATGCAGAGGCTCGTTACTTGAGTCCTGGCGAATTAGAAAGAATTAAATCTTTTGTCACAACTGGCGAAAGCCGTTTACGTATTGCTCAAACTCTAACTGAGTCTCGTGAGCGTATCGTTAAACAGGCTGGCGATCAGTTATTTCAAAAGCGTCCTGATGTTGTTTCTCCTGGCGGTAACGCCTATGGTGAAGAAATGACAGCAACCTGTCTTCGTGACATGGACTACTACTTACGCCTAATTACTTATGGTGTAGTAGCTGGTGATGTAACTCCAATTGAAGAAATTGGTTTAGTTGGTGCCAGAGAGATGTACAAGTCTTTAGGTACTGACGTTGGTGCTATGGCTCAAAGCATCCGTGAAATGAAAAACGTAGCTACTTCTATGATGTCTGGTGATGACACTAGTGAAGCTGCTTCTTATTTCGATTACGTTATCGGAGCTATGCAGTAA